AGAGGCATGTTTCTTTGCTATCGTTACCGGAATCATTACCGTTCCATCGCTCAGTATGCTGTAGCCCAAAACCTCTGGGGGTCTTACCCCGATAGCTAGCTCTTTCGGAAGCTCTAAAGCTTTCGTCACATCTAAATTACAGCAAGTTGTGAAAGAAACATCTCCCAAAATACAGGTCAAAACGAGTTTGTAGCTGGGAGCCGGGGTCGAGATGAAAGCGTAAAACCCATTGCCAAAGTCTTTAAAAATGCCCTCCGGGTTTTCGCATAGAACTTGCTCGGGAGATAAAGCGTTCGGCTCTGAAAGTTGGCTCTTTAAAAACTCGCGGTTAAATAGCAGCGCACCATTGGATAGGCGTATCAATAGAGCACCATTTTGTCCTTCGCTATCCATGTGAGCTCCAATTAATACGACGAAAAGTTAATGTGTTCGACCCGAAGCGATAAGCTCTTGTTTCAATTGCTTTGAGCTCATCGGACGATAAAAGTAATAGCCTTGAATGTAATCAACATCGATCAGTTTAAGCGTCTCAAGTTCTCTAGCATGCTCTACCCCTTCAGCCACTACCTTAATGTTGAGATCATGCGACAGTTGTCTCAACATGTTAACCGCAAAGAATTTTTGCTTTATTTGGTCGATATCGGTGATGAACTTACGATCTATCTTCAACTCATCAAAATGGAAGTCACTAAAATAGGAAAATGACGAGTTACCGGTACCAAAGTCATCTACGGCTATTTTCACACCCGATGAACGAATCTTCTCTAAGAGATTAGAGTTATTGATGTTTTTTTCGAAGTAGGACGTTTCAGTAATCTCAATTGTCACATCTTTGTTTGAAACCGGTGAAGCGTTGATAAACTCATAGAGCTCATCGAGATGCGGTGAATCCGTATCGGCAATTGAACAGTTTAAAGAAAGCGTTAGTTTCTGCGGGACACTCGCATCCAAAGCGAGAAACTCCTCAATCGCGCGTTCAGCCACCAACATATCAATGGTGTTGATCATCTTTAGCTCTTCCGCCAGATGAATCATTTCTTGAACACAATAATCCAATTCTGAGAATTGGAATCGGCACAGCGCTTCTAACTTCACCACTTCGCCTGACTTGGTATCCACTATCGGTTGAAAATGAACATCGATTTGTTTGTTTTGAATCGCTTCTAAGAGCAAACTCTCTAGCTTTCTTCGACGAATGCTCGCTTGGACTAGCACTTCATCATAGAAGTTGACGCTACTCGACTTTGAATCATGAACAAACATTGCTTGTACAGATTGGGAGATCACCTCATCCATGCCGCACTTGTTAAAGCCATGAAGCGCAACACCTATCTGTCCATCAGATATGTCGTTAACTAAGTGGTCTTCTAAATATTTACTAAGTCCAGAGAAAAACTGCTTGATACATAGATTAATGGTAGCGACATCTTCAACATCATTTTCTCGTATTTTCAATAACACAACAAAAGTGTTTCTACCAAGGTAACCAAAGCTATCTGCATCATGGAAAGCTTTTAATGCAATGAATACTTTTTGACGAGATTCCGCCTCTAGTTCACAGTAGAATCGAGGACGCAAACTTACGACTATATACTTTCCTCCTTTTGAAGAAAGTCTCCTGGCGTTCTTTCGAAATGCAACTTCATCCATTTCATTTAAATTAGGCGCACTTGTCG
This window of the Vibrio maritimus genome carries:
- a CDS encoding EAL domain-containing protein codes for the protein MSNTLLAYKNRESKMLSKQAEAEKLFWSEHLHDITTEVSKGAFWQHVLGYDANQSNINPPSIDSVNHILTLIRDVQFTGSPSAVPIALETTLGELIIVKFEIYLILDNNVKGCIEVLSHTEARLASTELLEHVLDDPTRGILVTNQKHRVLFANEKLCRDHGVSSISLLGRDISDADLFHSDKRHIEAFQKRIEREAKWRGALITKAKDARSTLEMVYIKKVEIAKDQCFFIYTFLGEHQKPAHPKVQNSTSAPNLNEMDEVAFRKNARRLSSKGGKYIVVSLRPRFYCELEAESRQKVFIALKAFHDADSFGYLGRNTFVVLLKIRENDVEDVATINLCIKQFFSGLSKYLEDHLVNDISDGQIGVALHGFNKCGMDEVISQSVQAMFVHDSKSSSVNFYDEVLVQASIRRRKLESLLLEAIQNKQIDVHFQPIVDTKSGEVVKLEALCRFQFSELDYCVQEMIHLAEELKMINTIDMLVAERAIEEFLALDASVPQKLTLSLNCSIADTDSPHLDELYEFINASPVSNKDVTIEITETSYFEKNINNSNLLEKIRSSGVKIAVDDFGTGNSSFSYFSDFHFDELKIDRKFITDIDQIKQKFFAVNMLRQLSHDLNIKVVAEGVEHARELETLKLIDVDYIQGYYFYRPMSSKQLKQELIASGRTH